One window of Phycodurus eques isolate BA_2022a chromosome 8, UOR_Pequ_1.1, whole genome shotgun sequence genomic DNA carries:
- the gpx4a gene encoding glutathione peroxidase 4a isoform X3 translates to MRLIGSAVLFSVLLQALGAPTEDWSSATSIYDFSATDIDGNVVSLEKYRGNVVIITNVASKUGKTPVNYSQFAEMHAKYAERGLRILAFPSNQFANQEPGTNAEIKQFALSYNARFDMFSKIDVNGPDAHPLWKWLKEQPNGRGFLGNGIKWNFTKFLINKEGQVVKRYGPMDDPSVIDQDLPPYLSA, encoded by the exons GGCGCCCCGACAGAGGACTGGAGCTCGGCCACGTCCATTTACGACTTCTCAGCTACCGACATCGACGGCAACGTGGTCTCTCTAGAAAAATACAG gggCAACGTGGTCATCATCACCAACGTGGCGTCCAAATGAGGCAAAACGCCCGTAAACTACTCTCAGTTTGCCGAGATGCACGCCAAGTACGCTGAGAGAGGTTTACGCATCCTCGCCTTCCCTTCCAACCAGTTTGCCAACCAG GAACCAGGTACTAACGCCGAGATCAAGCAGTTTGCGCTGTCGTACAACGCTCGCTTCGACATGTTCAGCAAGATCGACGTCAACGGGCCCGATGCTCACCCGCTTTGGAAATGGCTGAAGGAGCAGCCCAACGGGAGAGGCTTCCTGGGAAA TGGCATCAAATGGAATTTCACAAAG tttcTGATCAACAAAGAGGGTCAGGTGGTGAAGCGATATGGGCCCATGGATGATCCAAGC gtgatTGATCAGGATCTTCCTCCGTATCTGAGCGCCTAA